Part of the Candoia aspera isolate rCanAsp1 chromosome 1, rCanAsp1.hap2, whole genome shotgun sequence genome, TCCTTGTTTCTGGAAACTTAAAAACTGAGTTGTTTCGGAGGGCCTTTCCTTGAGTCTCTACCTGATGCCATCTTGCTTTCTGCTTTCTGCGTTATcctttgtttcttgttgtttttgtgtCTTTATGTTATTGTATGGTGGCTGATCTTGTTATTGTGATCATCATTATGATTGTTTTGATTGGATTTAACCTCACCATGAATATTTTAACTTTGGTTTATATAGCCTGAAGGCTACCAAGAATGGTTTGATTGTGGTGTAgatgttggatggatggatggatggagtggaGAGCCAATATATCTGCAAATGTTTATTTTCACCAGTTTTGGTTTGTGgttagaattctttttttttttttaatttattaaaagtgTAATATGCATGGTAAATACTTGAATGCAAGGATTTTAGCAGTTAAGTGCCTTTCGTTCTTTTAAAGTCAGAGTTATGTGTTGAATCTGCATTGGTAGCCTCAGCTAAGTTGTGTTTCTTCCTGCTGATCAAATGCACGTTGCATCcctcatttctgaaaatgtgaaTGTTTGGTTTCAGGCACATGAAGCATCACATCACCAGCAGCAAGCGGCGCAAAATAGTTTGCTGCCTCTCCTGAGCTCGGCTGTTGAACCTCCTGACCAGAAGCCCATATTACCCCTGCCGATAACACAGAAACCTCAACCCCCACCTGAAACACTAAAAGATGCCATTGTTGGGATTAAAAAGGAGAAGCCGAAAACCTCCTTTGTATGCACGTACTGCAGCAAGGCCTTCAGGGACAGCTACCATTTGCGGCGCCACGAATCCTGCCATACTGGGATAAAGCTGGTGTCACGGCCAAAGAAAGCCCCTGCGACAATGGTGCCCCTAATCTCTACCATTGCCGGGGACAACAGCCGGACATCGCTGGTTTCCACCATTGCAGGCATCTTATCAACAGTCACGACGTCTTCCTCCGCTACCAACCCAAGCAGTAGTGCCGGTGCCACAGCCATGCCAGTGACACAGACTGTGAAGAAGCCCAGCAAGCCTGTCAAAAAGAACCATGCCTGTGAGATGTGTGGCAAGGCCTTCCGGGATGTCTATCACCTAAACAGACATAAGCTGTCCCACTCGGATGAGAAGCCTTTTGAGTGCCCAATTTGCAATCAGCGCTTCAAAAGGAAGGATCGCATGACCTATCACGTGAGGTCTCATGAGGGTGGCATCACCAAACCTTACACCTGTGGTGTTTGTGGAAAAGGCTTTTCGAGGTACCATGTAGAAAATCCCAGGCGAGCTCAAGTATTGGATTTTCATTCCGTGTTcgcggtgggtgggtgggtgggtgggaggaattGGGGTAGGGAAGTAAGAAGTGGGGGGATGGGAGTGGGGAAGTGGACACTGGGAGAAGTATCTTTAAGTTTGAATCTACAGCCAGCCTTTGCTAATGATGGGAAGTAACTGCTTGTttaaaatccaaaattaatttaGCCTGCCTTGGGCCTGTAGTGAAGGTGCAGGTATTTTTTTTAGCACCTTTTGTAAGTGTTACTATGCGAGGCATTAATGTAGCAGTATTGTGGAATCATAGAGCCTCCAGTTTGCTTGGATAATTTCCAGTTTTAAATGGCTAATAGACCTTAAGAGAATTTTTATCAATTTAGATTTTTCGGGGGAGGTATACAAAAACCACTGGAAACTTACTTGTGTTGCAGAAGCTTTGTGATACTAACAAGGTTATTCTCATAAAAGTTGAGATCCATAGGTTTGTGCTATCTGAGAATTCCCTCTTGTGCAGGATGTTGGATTGTATAATTGATCAATTCTGTGTTTGTGTAACAATTTGCTTGCTTGTGtctctacttttctttttttcctacagaCCTGATCACTTAAGTTGTCATGTCAAACATGTTCACTCCACAGAGAGACCCTTCAAATGCCAAGTAAGGATTTTGTATTGATTTGCAGTGTTTAGCTCATTAGACACCCAACTGGACTCTAGTAGAATCTGAACTTAGACGTCATAAGACTGCTTGAAATGGAAGGTTCAGAGCCAAGTATTACATTAGCCCTATTACgaaccttggacagcacttagctAATCTCTACAAGGTAAGGAGGATTGGACCCGATTAGTATGGATGGGAGATCAGCAGGAAATACCAAAGTTGTAGGCTgctctggaaagtaaaaaaacatcctggaagaaggcagtggcaaaatgctgctgctgctaaggaAATTACAGTAGAGAAGCTTGGTTCAGAAGGCTATCCTTTAAAAGACACATTGGAAGTTAATAAAGGCCTCAGCCAGGGCACTATCCCCATGAACTGGATTAGTCAGGAATCAGAAAGAGTTAGAAGGATTCTTGGGAATAGGTTTGAAAAGGTTATGGGAGCAGAGGAAGCCATACTTGAGCAACAATAGCCAAACAATAGCCAAGTTGGCCATGAGAAAAAACTAACTTAGACGGCTACTTACTAGGCCAACTGAAGGTTCACAAAATAATTGCAAGCTTTAGGGTTTCCAAGAACTCTTCATTAGTAAGTTATTAAAATCCCCAAAAATAATGATGGAGGAAAATCTTTAAGAATTGGCAGGTTCCATTCTAAAATGGAGTGAAAGTGTCTCCGAGGTTTGCAAATTGGCTTATGTCAGAGCAGAGATGGAGTTTGGCTGCATCAGGAAGAAGAAATAAGCAGGTAATTGATGAATCCCTGTTGTTGGAAATGCAAAATCTAGGTGATAATGTCAGAACTATTTTTATCCTATCCAGCATGCATGTATTTTGTTTATAATAATGAGTTGTATTATCAGCACATTTTGAAAGGCACCGGATTGGGGAAAGCTGAAGTACAATAATGATTAACACACAAAGTAAAATGAGACAATAAAGAGTACATAAAATCTGCAGTTGTTGCATTACAGTATATGGAGTATTTGCAAATAACCAACCAATACCAATAACATCTTAAGTGAAAAATAGTCTTGATGTAGTGCCAGAAATAGAACTCTAAAGGTACATGGTAAGCCTGTGCCACATGCAGGATTGCCTTCTTCCTTGCAACCACTGCTGGACTTCATTCAGAGGAATACCAGGAGAAGGGCCTTAGCTTTACACAACAGAAGATGAGCACAGTTTCCCTTCATGCTTGTGACAAGCATGTGGGATATAAGGATGTGTAGTGTAGCGTTCTGAGTCCCTGTTTCAAGCCCATGCATGTTCAAGTGAAAACCTGAACAAggatttacttttattttctttacttgtatgctgcccattccCAAAGCCTCTGAGCAACTAACAATCAGGAACATTGCCTCTACTTAAAAACAACCCTCACAAAAATAATATGTAAACCCACATATAATACAAATGGAAATGGCGACAGTAACAGAAGttttagaaaaatataaagcCTTTTAATGATTCGTTTCAGATACCATATTGTGACTGCTATAAGACCCATTCAGTAACTCTTGGCATCAAGCCAAACAATTCTGGGCTTAATATTGACAATCTGTTTTAGTTATGGAGCCTTACCTAGGATCTAAAAATGGGCTCGTAAATATTGACTGGAGGCCAGAATTGTTTTCAGATGACTGTACAGGGGTTGGCAACCAGTGGCCCTTGAAGCTCCCATCAACCACTGAGGATTAGTCACACGATTGCCCCAAGTTGGCATTGTACTTTCCGGCAGTTTTGAAAGGGAAAATACCCAAGGGAGTATTTAGGGTGAGCCCTAAAAAACAACCAACAAATTTAAAACTCCTAAAACCTCAGGGAACGGAATAAATCCAGGACCTACTCATGGGTATAGCATAGCTCTGCTCACCTTTATCACCTGATCCACTGCAGCTTCTCTCCCTTAAAAAAGAAAGTGTTCTCTGGCTACCAAAAGATTGTCTATCTCTGTTGGTTTGTAATTTTCCCTTTGTCCAGCTGATCACTTTGCCTCAAATGCCAGACCATGCACATCTTTAAGCAAGCTAGTGCTTTTTAATGTAGGCTAATAATTtacaaagttgatttttttcaactgCCCTGTTCTACTTCGGTTAGCTTCATCATTGTGTTTCTAGGCTGGTTCCTGATGACTCATTTTGGCCACTAAATAATTTGGTTTAAAAGAAATGACTATTCATGACTTGCATTCTGTTTTTGGCTTTTTATGTAACTAAATGtaactgaataatggaaaaaaatcatgtCCAGGAGCATGATGCGAAGATTATTATGAGAGACTACCTGGATCTGTTCCTAGGATTTGTAAAAACTCTATGTCAACTTGGTTAGTGTAGTTGtctttacattaaaaaatgaaggtTCCCTTTTTGCCTGAGTAATAATTCAGCTCTTACATGTTCTCAGCACAGACAAAGATTCTGAATTGCAGGTACATCAGTATGAAAGAGGTTTGGAAGAGGAGCAAatatatctggtttatttaatcCCAACATCTAGAAATATACTGCTGTGTCTTAGTGTGGTCAATTTAACTTTATCTGGCTGTATGTGCATTGAAGGTAGTCAGGGCACTTTAAGTAGTATTGCTGATGGCTCTTtatccaggcctttggtgaggacaaCGGACGCCCCTTTTCTCCTATTCCCTGGTTCCCATCTAGGTTTGTTTCCTCTGCCatctttgcttctttgttttgcatttcttgtactgttatttgtttttaaatgtttttaacaatttataaACCAGCCAGAGTTGCTGAGAATCAGGCAGCTTATAcatttattagtagtagtagtggtagtagtaaGGGAGTTAaagcatttttgtatttattctaaTTCAGTAAGTTTCACATAATGTTATTATCCAGTACTTCCAGATAGAAAACTTTGTTCAATTAAGAGCACTTATTCATGATTGTTCCTGCTCCCCTACACATAAGCAAAACACCTTTCCTGTATACTACTACAGTCCAAACTTAGGTTTACTACTTTATTGTTTGTAAAAGCTGTATGTACTGTGGGAGCAATAGCCCTACTTGTTTGATTATACATTGTATGTGCTTATTGGGGTGAATTAATTGCCCACATCTGGAGGGTTTTGAACTGACTCCCATTACATTCCTCTGTAGGGATTTCTTGTGGGGCATTCAAGATATTTATCATGCATTTACAGTTAAATATTAAAGTTAATGTTCAGTAAATTAGTATTCTGCTTTAggcctcctttttctttctgtgtagACCTGCACAGCTGCCTTTGCTACCAAAGACAGGCTGCGGACTCACATGGTGCGCCATGAAGGAAAAGTGTCATGTAATATCTGTGGTAAACTTCTGAGTGCAGCATATATTACCAGCCACTTAAAGACTCACGGGCAGAGCCAAAGCATCAATTGCAATACCTGCAAACAAGGCATCAATAAAAGTAAgtggctattttttaaataagacttTATTGCGCCCTCTGAAGTAGCACATGCaattgtttaaaatttaaaaaaacctgaatgaTTTAGGTCATATAAGATAGGACTGGTATCTTATAAGTCAGATCTGCGAGGATGGGAACTGATGTTGACGGAGAGATTTTCGGAAACTTTTCCCCCTCTTAAAAGAAGCAGTCTGAAAACTGCCACGTTTAAAACTTTGGGTGCAGGGTCTCTCCAAAGCCTTTGAAGTCTGTCTGAGGAATCCCATTGCTTTCAGCAGTCTTTGAATTGCTGCTTCCATGTACTTGGAAAAACAAGTATTCATCCTGATGCAGTTATTACTGAAGGTAAATCTTCAGCTGTTTCAGCAAAAAAATGCCCAGTCATGCCAAACAGCAGGAAATTTGTAAAAAGTTCAGTTGGTGAAGATTTGGAGATCACTGGAGACTAGGGCTGCCCAACACTTCACTTCAGTTCCTCTCTGAAGcctgtttgccatttccttcagTTCCTAAATTAGAAGCTCAAATGTGGTCTTACTTTGGGCAAATAAAATAGGAAGATCTATGGATGCATTTACCACGGGTTCCTCTAAGAGTAGATGAAGGTTACATTTTTCGAAATCTGCAGAACTCTAGCCTATGTTTGTAAACCATTAATTAGTTCACCGGGGCATGTAAGGACTTTGCTTAGGTGTGTAGGCAAGAATTCTGTGAATGTTAGTTTTCTCTGTATGCTACAATGAGATCGGGCTGATGCCTGCAGTAGAATGAG contains:
- the VEZF1 gene encoding vascular endothelial zinc finger 1 isoform X3, encoding MEANWTAFLFQAHEASHHQQQAAQNSLLPLLSSAVEPPDQKPILPLPITQKPQPPPETLKDAIVGIKKEKPKTSFVCTYCSKAFRDSYHLRRHESCHTGIKLVSRPKKAPATMVPLISTIAGDNSRTSLVSTIAGILSTVTTSSSATNPSSSAGATAMPVTQTVKKPSKPVKKNHACEMCGKAFRDVYHLNRHKLSHSDEKPFECPICNQRFKRKDRMTYHVRSHEGGITKPYTCGVCGKGFSRYHVENPRPDHLSCHVKHVHSTERPFKCQTCTAAFATKDRLRTHMVRHEGKVSCNICGKLLSAAYITSHLKTHGQSQSINCNTCKQGINKKFGFFKQENLHLPASCMNEESNNQKQQQQQQPQQQHVTNWPGKQVETLRLWEEAVKARKKESQQTLRPTSVKQEAANLCQTSTAAPTPVTLSTPFNITSSVASGTITNPVTVAAAMNMRSPANVSSAVNISSPMSLGHPVTITSPLSMTSPLTLTTPVNLPTPVTAPVNIAHPVTITSPMNLPTPMTLAGPLNIAMRPVESMPFLPQALPTSPPW
- the VEZF1 gene encoding vascular endothelial zinc finger 1 isoform X4, translated to MEANWTAFLFQAHEASHHQQQAAQNSLLPLLSSAVEPPDQKPILPLPITQKPQPPPETLKDAIVGIKKEKPKTSFVCTYCSKAFRDSYHLRRHESCHTGIKLVSRPKKAPATMVPLISTIAGDNSRTSLVSTIAGILSTVTTSSSATNPSSSAGATAMPVTQTVKKPSKPVKKNHACEMCGKAFRDVYHLNRHKLSHSDEKPFECPICNQRFKRKDRMTYHVRSHEGGITKPYTCGVCGKGFSRYHVENPRPDHLSCHVKHVHSTERPFKCQTCTAAFATKDRLRTHMVRHEGKVSCNICGKLLSAAYITSHLKTHGQSQSINCNTCKQGINKKFGFFKQENLHLPASCMNEESNNQKQQQQQQPQQQHVTNWPGKQVETLRLWEEAVKARKKEAANLCQTSTAAPTPVTLSTPFNITSSVASGTITNPVTVAAAMNMRSPANVSSAVNISSPMSLGHPVTITSPLSMTSPLTLTTPVNLPTPVTAPVNIAHPVTITSPMNLPTPMTLAGPLNIAMRPVESMPFLPQALPTSPPW
- the VEZF1 gene encoding vascular endothelial zinc finger 1 isoform X1, encoding MEANWTAFLFQAHEASHHQQQAAQNSLLPLLSSAVEPPDQKPILPLPITQKPQPPPETLKDAIVGIKKEKPKTSFVCTYCSKAFRDSYHLRRHESCHTGIKLVSRPKKAPATMVPLISTIAGDNSRTSLVSTIAGILSTVTTSSSATNPSSSAGATAMPVTQTVKKPSKPVKKNHACEMCGKAFRDVYHLNRHKLSHSDEKPFECPICNQRFKRKDRMTYHVRSHEGGITKPYTCGVCGKGFSRYHVENPRPDHLSCHVKHVHSTERPFKCQTCTAAFATKDRLRTHMVRHEGKVSCNICGKLLSAAYITSHLKTHGQSQSINCNTCKQGINKKFGFFKQENLHLPASCMNEESNNQKQQQQQQPQQQHVTNWPGKQVETLRLWEEAVKARKKESQQTLRPTSVKQECQYNFEKAIEYVPFEAANLCQTSTAAPTPVTLSTPFNITSSVASGTITNPVTVAAAMNMRSPANVSSAVNISSPMSLGHPVTITSPLSMTSPLTLTTPVNLPTPVTAPVNIAHPVTITSPMNLPTPMTLAGPLNIAMRPVESMPFLPQALPTSPPW
- the VEZF1 gene encoding vascular endothelial zinc finger 1 isoform X2, translating into MEANWTAFLFQAHEASHHQQQAAQNSLLPLLSSAVEPPDQKPILPLPITQKPQPPPETLKDAIVGIKKEKPKTSFVCTYCSKAFRDSYHLRRHESCHTGIKLVSRPKKAPATMVPLISTIAGDNSRTSLVSTIAGILSTVTTSSSATNPSSSAGATAMPVTQTVKKPSKPVKKNHACEMCGKAFRDVYHLNRHKLSHSDEKPFECPICNQRFKRKDRMTYHVRSHEGGITKPYTCGVCGKGFSRPDHLSCHVKHVHSTERPFKCQTCTAAFATKDRLRTHMVRHEGKVSCNICGKLLSAAYITSHLKTHGQSQSINCNTCKQGINKKFGFFKQENLHLPASCMNEESNNQKQQQQQQPQQQHVTNWPGKQVETLRLWEEAVKARKKESQQTLRPTSVKQECQYNFEKAIEYVPFEAANLCQTSTAAPTPVTLSTPFNITSSVASGTITNPVTVAAAMNMRSPANVSSAVNISSPMSLGHPVTITSPLSMTSPLTLTTPVNLPTPVTAPVNIAHPVTITSPMNLPTPMTLAGPLNIAMRPVESMPFLPQALPTSPPW
- the VEZF1 gene encoding vascular endothelial zinc finger 1 isoform X5 — encoded protein: MEANWTAFLFQAHEASHHQQQAAQNSLLPLLSSAVEPPDQKPILPLPITQKPQPPPETLKDAIVGIKKEKPKTSFVCTYCSKAFRDSYHLRRHESCHTGIKLVSRPKKAPATMVPLISTIAGDNSRTSLVSTIAGILSTVTTSSSATNPSSSAGATAMPVTQTVKKPSKPVKKNHACEMCGKAFRDVYHLNRHKLSHSDEKPFECPICNQRFKRKDRMTYHVRSHEGGITKPYTCGVCGKGFSRPDHLSCHVKHVHSTERPFKCQTCTAAFATKDRLRTHMVRHEGKVSCNICGKLLSAAYITSHLKTHGQSQSINCNTCKQGINKKFGFFKQENLHLPASCMNEESNNQKQQQQQQPQQQHVTNWPGKQVETLRLWEEAVKARKKEAANLCQTSTAAPTPVTLSTPFNITSSVASGTITNPVTVAAAMNMRSPANVSSAVNISSPMSLGHPVTITSPLSMTSPLTLTTPVNLPTPVTAPVNIAHPVTITSPMNLPTPMTLAGPLNIAMRPVESMPFLPQALPTSPPW